ACCCCAGAGGCCAAGGAGGTAGGCGCCAATCTGTGCATGCGTCACTCCCAGGATCTCGGTCTCGACTTCGTACAATGGCATGTTACGCCCCTGCGATTCCTTAATGATATCAGCATAGTCCTCCGGACAGCCTTCGGCCATCACGATCTTGCCCACATCGTGCAGCAGGCCAGCCAGAAAGGCGTCTTCCACCGCAGGCCCGGACGGACACTCGCCCCTCATCACCGCCCGACAGCACTTGGCTGCGACAAGGCAGTGCCCCCAGAGCTGTTCCATATTGAACCCGGGATACATGTCCGGGTCCTGAGGCTTGAAGACCCCCTCGGAAAGGACGAGCCCCCTGACGAGATTCGCACCCAAGATGTTCACGGCTTGAAGCGGTTCGTCCACACGTCGCGACAGACCAAAAAACGGGGTGTTGACCACCTTGAGGATGGCCGTGGTCAGGCTCATGTCACGGGACACGATCCTGGCCACGGACTGATTCGAGCAGCTTTCGCTCTGCAATTCCCGGGTCAGAGCCGTGTACACATCTGGCACGACAGGCAGATGTTCCAGGCGGTGCACGATCTCGCGCAAACGAGAGTCCATGAGCAGAAAACGCAGCCGCGAGGCGGTCTGAATCGTGGGCAGAAGGCACTCCGGCGTGACGGGCTTGGTCAGCAACTGATGGGCCGCAACAAGCAGGCGCGAAATGATCCTGGTCCCGCCGTCTGCGGTCATGAGGATGCGCAAGGTCAAAGGCCAGCGCACCTGGACCAGGGCCAGCAGGTCCGAACCTTCCATATCGGGCAGGCTGGCGTCCGTGACAATGACGTCACAGGTCCGCTCGGACAAAGTCTGGAGGGCTTGGGCGACCGTTGACGCAGCAAAGAGATCGATGGGCAGGTTCCTGGCCACGATGATTCGCCTGAGGCTTTGATGGACGTGTCTGTCGTCGTCGACGAAAAGGACAGTGATGTTAGCCATGATGTTCGCCATCCTCTTTCCCGGCCAGGGGCAGGGTTATGATAAACGTCGTACCCCGGTCGCTTTCTGTTTCGAAGCGGATCGTTCCGCCGTGATCCTTGACCACAACCCGATGGGCAATGAACAGGCCCTGGCCGGTTCCCTGGCCGACGGGCTTTGTGGTGAAAAAAGGTTCGAAGAGGTGCTCTTGGGCATGAGCCGGAATGCCTGTCCCTGTGTCCTGCACACGAATTTCCGCCATGCTATCCACGCAGCGAGTGCTGATGGTGATCCTGCCAATCGCTCCGTCCGGCCTGGATGCGCCCATGATGGCGTGCGCAGCGTTGACTACGAGGTTGAGGAGCACCTGCCCTATCTCTTGTGACGAACAGACCACCGGCGGGAGATCGGGGGCGAGGTCCGTTATGGTTTCTGCCACATACTTCCATTCGTTGCGGGAGACCGTGACAGTCTGCTCGATCAACGTGTTCAGATCGATTTCCTGCTGCCTGTCGTGGCCGGGATGAGCGAACTGCTTGACGGAATTGACAATGGCCGAGATCCGATCCAGCCCCTGCAGAGTTTCCGAGACGGCCGCCGGCAGCTCGTCCAGATAAAAGGGAATCTGCCGTTCTTCTTCCATGGCGGCAAGGGCTGTCCAATCAGGAATCGAATCGGGCTGTGTCCCAAGGCTCCTATACGCGCCAAGCACGCTTTCCAGCTGCTCCATGCCTTCCTTGATAAACCACATGTTGTTCATGACATACTGGGTCGGCGTATTGATCTCGTGGGCAATGCCCGCCGCGAGCTGTCCGATGGCTTCGAGCTTCTGAGTCTGCAGGAGCTGGGATTCAAGCATCCTGCGCTCGGTAGTATCCATAACCAGAAGCCAAAAACCCAGACATTCACATTCGCTGGACTTCAGGGTCACAGGGGCAACCAAAGTGAAGCGAACTTCGGAACAAATTTTCATACGCAAATCATATCTTGAACCTGGAATAACACAGCTTTCACCTTCGAAAATACCGATACAACGATCCAAGTCATCTTCATGTATGTATGAAATAAAATTAGAGCAAATAACTTCTTCGTGTTTTTTACGCACAATAGAGCAGAAGTGA
The Deltaproteobacteria bacterium HGW-Deltaproteobacteria-18 genome window above contains:
- a CDS encoding two-component system response regulator, with translation MANIMANITVLFVDDDRHVHQSLRRIIVARNLPIDLFAASTVAQALQTLSERTCDVIVTDASLPDMEGSDLLALVQVRWPLTLRILMTADGGTRIISRLLVAAHQLLTKPVTPECLLPTIQTASRLRFLLMDSRLREIVHRLEHLPVVPDVYTALTRELQSESCSNQSVARIVSRDMSLTTAILKVVNTPFFGLSRRVDEPLQAVNILGANLVRGLVLSEGVFKPQDPDMYPGFNMEQLWGHCLVAAKCCRAVMRGECPSGPAVEDAFLAGLLHDVGKIVMAEGCPEDYADIIKESQGRNMPLYEVETEILGVTHAQIGAYLLGLWGFSENVVIAIAQHHGQIPGPPLTLLSAVLHVVDVLLHERYVQASGHAPHLPAGAFLDIAGGAETFERWKEIVNSELDADCF